A stretch of Novipirellula artificiosorum DNA encodes these proteins:
- a CDS encoding sulfatase family protein, which produces MPDPLAPYGGSRHALRPRRTTQPLTCSALLMVLLAFATQSVAAPPNILFILADDLGYGDLGCYNPESKIPTPNLDRLAQQGMRFTDAHSPCTVCTPTRYSLMTGQMAFRVPNGGRVFSGAGGPSLIAADRTTMPDMLREQGYTTACFGKWHIGLTFYDEAGLPIHDGSPDGVTRIDYSREIDGGPIDCGFDHFFGTACCPTTDWLYAFIDGKRIPVPPLGKLDQSKLPNHPYANDNRRGLVAPDFDLEKVDLQFLEKSQHFLKHHVKQTPDKPFFLFHSTQAVHLPSFPADEFKGKTQSGPHGDFIFELDYVVGELLGTIDELGIADNTIVMFSSDNGPEVPTVYYMRHDHEHDGARPWRGVKRDNWEGGHRVPLLVRWPDHVLPGSTSNQIVSLTDVMATVAQITGAKIPDNAAEDSFSLLPAMLGQDQDGRNPIRPYLLQQGFGGSRYLAIRKGKWKYLAHKGSGGNNYANHDLLREYALPDTAPDASGQLYNLETDPGETTNLALIHPNIADEMLGLLQHSIKTGRSTPKTAPSVNDTKQVDRPSTK; this is translated from the coding sequence ATGCCTGATCCACTCGCACCTTATGGCGGAAGCCGTCACGCTCTCCGACCACGACGAACAACGCAACCTTTGACCTGTTCTGCGCTGTTGATGGTGCTGCTCGCTTTTGCGACCCAAAGTGTTGCCGCACCCCCCAACATCCTGTTCATCCTCGCGGACGATCTTGGCTACGGCGATCTGGGTTGCTACAACCCCGAATCGAAAATCCCGACGCCGAATCTCGATCGACTTGCTCAGCAAGGCATGCGGTTCACCGACGCGCACAGCCCTTGCACCGTCTGTACGCCGACACGGTACAGTTTAATGACCGGACAGATGGCGTTTCGAGTGCCCAACGGCGGGCGAGTTTTCTCGGGAGCCGGTGGTCCGTCTTTGATCGCTGCGGATCGGACCACGATGCCCGATATGCTGCGGGAACAAGGCTACACGACGGCATGCTTTGGCAAATGGCATATTGGATTGACCTTCTATGACGAAGCGGGACTTCCGATTCACGATGGCAGTCCCGATGGCGTAACTCGGATCGATTATTCACGTGAGATTGACGGCGGACCGATCGATTGTGGCTTCGATCATTTCTTTGGTACCGCGTGTTGCCCAACAACCGATTGGCTGTATGCGTTTATCGATGGCAAACGGATCCCCGTGCCACCGCTGGGGAAGCTCGACCAATCGAAACTACCCAACCACCCCTATGCCAACGATAACCGCCGTGGCTTGGTCGCTCCCGATTTCGATCTCGAGAAAGTGGACCTTCAGTTCCTCGAAAAGAGCCAGCACTTTCTCAAACATCACGTCAAGCAAACACCCGACAAGCCATTTTTTCTGTTCCATTCGACACAAGCTGTGCACTTGCCCTCATTTCCGGCGGACGAATTCAAAGGCAAGACGCAATCAGGCCCACACGGCGATTTCATTTTTGAACTCGACTACGTCGTCGGCGAGCTGCTGGGAACCATCGATGAACTGGGGATCGCCGACAACACGATTGTGATGTTCTCGAGCGACAACGGCCCAGAAGTCCCCACGGTCTACTACATGCGTCACGATCACGAACATGACGGTGCACGACCTTGGCGCGGCGTCAAACGAGACAATTGGGAAGGAGGTCATCGCGTGCCGTTGCTCGTTCGTTGGCCCGATCATGTCTTGCCAGGATCGACATCGAATCAAATTGTGTCGCTCACCGATGTGATGGCGACGGTTGCCCAAATCACCGGCGCAAAGATTCCTGACAATGCGGCGGAGGATAGTTTTAGTCTCTTGCCGGCGATGCTGGGGCAGGACCAAGACGGTCGCAACCCGATCCGTCCCTACCTCTTGCAACAGGGTTTTGGCGGAAGTCGGTACCTGGCGATTCGTAAAGGCAAATGGAAGTACTTGGCCCATAAAGGTTCAGGCGGCAACAACTACGCCAACCACGACTTGCTGCGAGAGTATGCGCTGCCCGACACCGCCCCTGATGCATCGGGGCAACTGTACAACTTAGAGACCGACCCTGGTGAAACGACGAACCTGGCCCTGATCCATCCCAACATTGCCGACGAGATGCTCGGATTGTTGCAGCACTCGATCAAGACAGGACGCAGTACTCCCAAAACCGCCCCTTCCGTGAACGACACGAAACAAGTTGATCGTCCTTCAACCAAGTAA
- a CDS encoding ThuA domain-containing protein, giving the protein MLKPILLCMAILACLGSMSHAESLVFQGESGPGSGKHIVFLAGDHEYRSEESLPALARIMAKHHGFKCTVLFNIDPATGEIVAGKPSNMPGMEALDSADLAVVFLRFQNLPPEQMKHFEDYLNRGGPVVGMRTATHAFQIAEGQPYAKYSFRSTASDYELGFGHQVLGQTWVGHYGKNHQQSTRITAMDAMREHPILRGVENAWVQAGAYVGKPVDGDILTMAQPLEGMTPDSPVVESLPPQPSEWTRTYLSPSGKKARVFTSLYGTPEDITNEGYRRLMINGMFWAIGLEDAITSQLDVSLVGPFQPNTFGNQTHALGIRPEMYQGFESPIPANNHINKPAAKKTPAAKRKPAEKS; this is encoded by the coding sequence ATGCTAAAACCGATCCTACTCTGTATGGCCATTCTCGCTTGCCTTGGCTCAATGTCACACGCCGAATCACTGGTTTTCCAAGGCGAATCGGGTCCCGGCTCTGGCAAACACATTGTCTTCTTGGCAGGCGACCACGAATACCGCTCGGAAGAATCGCTTCCGGCGCTCGCGAGAATCATGGCCAAGCATCATGGGTTCAAATGCACGGTCCTTTTCAATATCGACCCGGCAACGGGTGAGATCGTTGCTGGCAAACCCTCGAACATGCCCGGCATGGAAGCCCTCGACTCGGCGGATCTCGCCGTCGTCTTCTTGCGTTTTCAAAATCTGCCGCCGGAACAGATGAAACACTTTGAGGACTATCTGAATCGTGGCGGCCCCGTCGTCGGCATGCGAACCGCGACGCATGCCTTTCAAATCGCTGAGGGGCAGCCCTATGCGAAGTACTCCTTTCGATCGACGGCATCCGATTATGAACTTGGCTTTGGCCATCAAGTGCTCGGTCAAACCTGGGTCGGCCACTACGGAAAGAATCACCAACAAAGCACTCGCATCACCGCCATGGATGCGATGCGTGAGCATCCGATCTTGCGCGGGGTCGAAAACGCCTGGGTTCAAGCCGGTGCCTACGTCGGCAAGCCGGTTGATGGCGACATCCTTACCATGGCCCAGCCGCTTGAAGGCATGACGCCCGATTCGCCTGTTGTCGAAAGCTTGCCCCCGCAACCCTCCGAGTGGACGCGAACGTACCTGTCGCCATCGGGCAAAAAGGCCCGCGTTTTCACTTCTTTGTACGGCACCCCCGAAGACATCACGAACGAGGGCTATCGTCGCCTTATGATCAACGGGATGTTCTGGGCCATTGGCCTAGAAGACGCAATCACCTCTCAATTGGACGTCTCGCTTGTCGGCCCATTTCAACCCAACACCTTCGGTAACCAAACACACGCCTTGGGCATCCGACCGGAGATGTATCAGGGATTTGAGAGTCCGATTCCGGCGAACAACCACATCAACAAACCGGCTGCAAAAAAGACACCGGCTGCAAAAAGGAAGCCTGCCGAGAAGTCGTGA
- a CDS encoding HEAT repeat domain-containing protein, producing the protein MWKCSLQRYLVLIVVLVVTAAMQSATESVAQEAELIAVLRSDAGLQEKSAACRQLARIGTKEAVPALAELLADEELSHMARYALEPITDPSVNEALRDALGNTQGRPQLGVIGSLGVRRDTKAVEPLSEWLETAETAQAAARAIGNIGTPTAAEALQKALPNTTEDNQMAICEGLLRCAEALAAEGEPESSQAIYDELRGRSDVPPAVRAAALRGAILARGSEGIPLLVEALHGDDYGLAAAAVRAAMESPGREVTDALVTELPKTSSERKGLLILALADRGESRVLPAVLDVATSDEGPLRLLAFRALKRIGDASCVPPLLDAAAGDSDEVSQAAIESLESLQGKTVDGQIVGRISDAQGKMRQVLIGLAGQRRIAAAAPALWQAVEDPDANVRVAALVSLGNVMEPADLPKLISRLATTRDTAEAAALDQAIRDVCLRAEDQEAVAAKLAETLATADPAVKGRILDTLNIVGGTNSLAAVASAARDGDELLRDEAFRVLGSWKSADAAPLLLELFHAESNPKFKIRAVRAYIRIARQFDMPAETRAAMCRTALATATRDADKQLVLEVLLRYPSQEMQAIALEAAHDPALKDQAMLVVMGMASKGINRAELGKALAQAGQTPVELEIIKAEYGADKKIKDVTATLRKYAKSYRIIFLPSESYNTTFGGDPAQGVVKQLKIKYRIDGKEAEVTLNENATIILPLPK; encoded by the coding sequence ATGTGGAAATGCAGCCTTCAAAGATACTTGGTACTGATTGTCGTCCTGGTCGTTACCGCCGCGATGCAATCTGCTACGGAATCCGTTGCTCAAGAAGCTGAGCTGATCGCGGTGCTTCGCTCGGACGCGGGCCTGCAAGAGAAATCGGCCGCCTGTCGACAATTGGCGAGAATTGGCACGAAGGAGGCTGTTCCCGCGTTGGCCGAATTGCTAGCCGACGAAGAGCTTTCGCACATGGCACGCTATGCGTTGGAGCCCATCACCGACCCCTCCGTTAACGAAGCTTTGCGGGATGCACTGGGCAACACTCAGGGCAGGCCGCAGTTAGGTGTGATCGGCAGCCTTGGCGTCCGACGCGACACGAAAGCCGTGGAGCCTCTATCCGAATGGCTTGAAACGGCCGAAACGGCACAAGCCGCCGCACGAGCCATCGGTAACATCGGTACCCCTACTGCTGCGGAAGCCTTGCAGAAAGCGTTGCCGAATACCACCGAAGACAATCAAATGGCCATCTGCGAAGGCTTACTCCGCTGTGCCGAAGCCTTGGCGGCGGAGGGCGAACCGGAGTCGTCGCAAGCCATTTATGATGAGTTGCGAGGTCGGTCGGATGTGCCGCCTGCGGTCCGTGCCGCAGCGCTGCGTGGAGCGATTCTTGCTCGCGGCAGCGAGGGGATCCCGCTGCTGGTGGAGGCCCTTCATGGTGACGACTATGGGTTGGCCGCCGCCGCAGTGCGAGCCGCCATGGAGTCCCCTGGAAGGGAGGTCACCGATGCGTTGGTGACAGAGTTACCTAAGACTTCGTCAGAGCGAAAGGGCTTGTTGATTCTTGCTCTGGCCGACCGTGGCGAATCCCGAGTTTTGCCGGCAGTGCTCGACGTCGCAACGAGCGACGAGGGTCCGCTTCGCCTACTCGCCTTTCGTGCCCTGAAGCGAATCGGCGACGCTTCGTGCGTGCCACCACTTCTCGATGCAGCAGCCGGCGATAGCGATGAGGTGTCACAGGCTGCGATCGAATCGCTCGAAAGTCTACAAGGAAAAACAGTGGATGGACAGATTGTAGGCAGAATCTCCGATGCTCAGGGAAAAATGCGACAAGTGCTCATCGGCTTAGCCGGCCAGCGGCGGATCGCCGCAGCGGCACCCGCGCTCTGGCAAGCAGTCGAGGATCCTGATGCCAACGTGCGAGTTGCTGCCTTGGTCAGCCTGGGCAACGTGATGGAGCCGGCCGATCTGCCGAAACTGATTTCGCGATTGGCGACGACCCGAGACACAGCGGAGGCCGCTGCCTTAGACCAGGCGATCCGTGATGTCTGCTTGCGAGCGGAGGATCAGGAAGCCGTTGCAGCAAAACTTGCCGAGACACTGGCGACCGCAGACCCCGCGGTCAAAGGGCGAATTCTCGACACGTTGAACATCGTGGGGGGAACGAACTCGCTTGCAGCGGTCGCATCGGCCGCCCGAGATGGTGATGAACTGCTTCGCGACGAAGCGTTTCGTGTGTTGGGTTCGTGGAAGTCGGCCGATGCCGCGCCCTTGCTGCTCGAGCTGTTCCACGCAGAGAGCAACCCGAAATTCAAGATTCGTGCTGTCCGTGCCTACATCCGCATTGCTCGACAATTCGATATGCCCGCCGAAACTCGCGCCGCGATGTGTCGCACGGCACTCGCCACCGCCACTCGTGACGCCGACAAGCAATTGGTATTGGAAGTCTTGCTGCGTTATCCCAGTCAAGAGATGCAGGCAATTGCACTCGAAGCCGCTCATGATCCGGCGTTGAAAGACCAAGCCATGCTGGTGGTGATGGGGATGGCCAGCAAAGGGATCAATCGTGCCGAACTTGGTAAAGCGTTGGCACAGGCCGGTCAGACACCGGTGGAGCTTGAAATCATCAAGGCCGAGTATGGTGCGGATAAGAAGATCAAGGATGTTACAGCAACGCTTCGCAAGTACGCGAAAAGCTATCGCATCATCTTTTTGCCGAGTGAAAGCTACAACACCACTTTCGGTGGCGACCCCGCCCAAGGGGTCGTGAAGCAGCTAAAGATCAAGTACCGAATCGACGGCAAGGAAGCAGAGGTCACGTTAAATGAGAACGCGACGATCATCTTGCCGCTGCCGAAATAG
- a CDS encoding glycosyl hydrolase gives MTQPFRIVAIALMGMGIFSTLNLAPAEESGAADPTEPWPPITSTHQPGVIWWVPGSAMDRDNLTENLRQLRSAGFGGVSMVPIYGVKGAEDHFLPYLSPQWIEMFEFASRETRRLGLWLDLTPGTGWRIGGPNVTPEMGELRIKLSEGKLAPSRSNAKVKRAAPGGAGLSIDPYSVAALQQHLRFFDQNFSELTAERPRAFYHDSFEYNGSWTDGFLDTFRQKHPYDLADYAAELFGEGDQETAARVQRDYRDTISDLHYDFVTLLHQWAGERGSSLREQAHGAPGNLLDLYALADIPETEVFGANSFSIPGFRREERFVAPTKDSSPLVNRFASSAAHLSGHPLVSSESFTWLREHFNTALSQIKAEVDLLFLSGVNHLLYHGNCYSPKDATWPGWLFYASTEVNSRNAFWHDLPTLNSYIARCQSILQSGSPDNDVLLYWPIEDVYSSVQKDPLFFFRVHNHETWLTNTSCGELAAELSDRGIAYDFVSDRLLGRARVVKGKVVCGNSSYDCIAIPKTQFMPMATLRQIQSLLQAGGQVVFADGLPTDVPGLGNLDQRRDTFQQLAEQVRETIGDQNLSNESTSVLQRLVSAGVRPEPMAQSELASIRRKVGDDTFYFIVNQSAKDFDDGFTLSRTAAAAVVMDPMTGKLGQATIRNRVDEKGTRLYLQLAAGQSVFIRLQAKDAGLPPLPIWQPAGDPIPIRGDWEITFLDGGPELPNPIETTHLACWTELGDTEAVRFAGTARYRIEFDAPSVSADGWRLDLGDVRESANVRLNGSPIASLVAHPFRCHLDLLREHSNVLEIEVTNLSANRIRDLDRRGVPWKIFYDINFVDIHYRPFDASDWPIRPSGLLGPIRLQPLASPTLDALSAIQG, from the coding sequence ATGACACAACCCTTTCGAATCGTCGCGATTGCCCTGATGGGAATGGGCATCTTCTCTACACTCAACTTGGCACCTGCCGAGGAATCGGGCGCGGCGGACCCGACCGAGCCTTGGCCACCGATCACATCGACGCATCAACCGGGAGTGATTTGGTGGGTCCCCGGCAGTGCCATGGACCGCGACAACTTGACCGAGAACCTCCGTCAGCTCCGTTCTGCGGGATTCGGTGGCGTCAGCATGGTACCGATCTATGGCGTCAAAGGCGCGGAAGACCATTTTCTGCCATACCTTTCACCGCAGTGGATCGAGATGTTCGAGTTCGCGTCACGCGAAACCAGACGACTCGGGTTGTGGCTCGACCTCACACCCGGAACCGGATGGAGAATTGGTGGACCCAATGTCACACCGGAGATGGGAGAACTTCGAATTAAGCTCTCCGAGGGAAAGCTTGCCCCCAGTCGCTCGAACGCCAAGGTCAAGCGTGCTGCACCGGGCGGAGCCGGCTTGTCGATTGATCCGTACTCCGTTGCGGCACTACAACAGCATTTACGGTTCTTCGACCAGAACTTCTCGGAGTTGACGGCGGAGCGCCCGCGTGCGTTCTATCATGATTCGTTCGAGTACAACGGCAGTTGGACGGACGGATTCCTTGACACCTTCCGCCAAAAACACCCTTACGACCTCGCGGACTACGCCGCAGAGTTGTTCGGCGAAGGAGATCAGGAAACGGCGGCACGTGTTCAGCGTGATTACCGCGATACGATATCCGACTTGCACTACGATTTCGTCACCCTGCTGCACCAGTGGGCAGGCGAGCGTGGCAGCAGCCTGCGAGAACAGGCTCACGGTGCCCCCGGAAACCTGCTTGACCTGTACGCGCTCGCCGACATTCCGGAAACGGAGGTCTTTGGTGCCAATTCCTTTTCAATCCCTGGTTTCCGACGAGAGGAACGGTTCGTTGCACCGACCAAGGACAGCAGCCCGTTGGTCAATCGCTTCGCCTCATCGGCGGCACATCTTTCGGGGCACCCCCTGGTTTCGTCCGAGTCATTCACTTGGCTACGCGAGCACTTCAACACCGCACTGTCGCAGATCAAAGCGGAAGTGGACCTACTCTTCCTCTCAGGGGTCAATCATCTGCTTTATCATGGCAATTGCTATTCCCCCAAAGATGCGACATGGCCTGGATGGCTGTTCTATGCATCGACCGAAGTGAATTCGCGGAATGCGTTCTGGCACGACCTTCCCACGCTCAATTCCTATATCGCTCGCTGTCAATCGATTCTTCAATCGGGATCTCCGGACAACGACGTTCTGCTGTACTGGCCCATCGAGGATGTCTATAGCAGCGTCCAGAAAGATCCGTTGTTCTTCTTTCGTGTTCACAATCACGAAACTTGGCTTACCAACACCTCATGCGGAGAGCTCGCAGCAGAACTGTCCGACCGTGGAATCGCTTACGACTTCGTCTCGGACAGGCTGCTTGGGCGCGCGAGGGTCGTCAAGGGAAAGGTCGTCTGCGGCAATTCGAGCTACGACTGCATTGCAATTCCCAAAACCCAGTTCATGCCGATGGCGACGCTACGTCAGATCCAATCCCTCTTACAAGCCGGCGGACAGGTCGTCTTTGCCGATGGCTTACCGACCGATGTTCCCGGACTTGGCAATCTCGATCAGCGCCGCGACACGTTCCAGCAATTGGCCGAGCAGGTTCGAGAGACGATTGGCGACCAGAACTTAAGCAACGAATCCACTTCTGTTTTGCAACGGCTGGTTTCCGCCGGTGTTCGACCAGAGCCGATGGCCCAGAGTGAGTTGGCGTCGATTCGTCGCAAGGTTGGTGATGACACCTTCTACTTCATCGTCAACCAATCGGCAAAGGATTTCGATGACGGGTTCACACTCAGCCGAACAGCTGCGGCGGCCGTGGTGATGGACCCCATGACCGGAAAGTTGGGACAGGCGACGATTCGGAATCGAGTCGATGAGAAGGGGACTCGTTTGTATCTCCAACTCGCAGCGGGCCAATCAGTTTTCATCCGGCTTCAGGCAAAAGATGCTGGACTCCCGCCGCTGCCGATCTGGCAACCGGCCGGCGATCCAATCCCTATCCGAGGTGATTGGGAAATCACTTTCCTAGACGGCGGACCTGAATTGCCCAACCCGATCGAAACAACACACCTCGCTTGCTGGACCGAATTGGGTGACACCGAAGCGGTTCGCTTTGCAGGAACAGCCCGTTACCGGATCGAGTTCGATGCACCGAGCGTGTCCGCCGACGGTTGGCGATTGGATCTTGGTGATGTTCGCGAAAGTGCCAACGTACGACTCAACGGAAGCCCCATTGCGTCGTTGGTAGCCCATCCGTTTCGTTGTCATCTTGATTTGCTCCGCGAGCACTCGAATGTCCTAGAAATCGAAGTCACCAATTTGTCTGCCAATCGCATCCGAGATTTGGATCGACGTGGTGTGCCGTGGAAGATCTTTTACGACATCAATTTCGTCGACATCCACTACAGACCGTTTGATGCATCCGATTGGCCGATTCGTCCCTCTGGCTTGCTCGGTCCCATCCGACTGCAACCCTTGGCAAGCCCAACCCTGGATGCGCTATCCGCGATCCAGGGCTAA
- a CDS encoding Gfo/Idh/MocA family protein, whose translation MFDPAPLSRRRFVKKAAGAAALATVPYFVPASALGMGGAVPPSDRIVVGGIGIQNRGKHDLKWIMRSPEVQFVAICDLQQKQRVAVKQIVDDHYGTSDCAMYPEINGFLDARPDIDAVLIATGDRWHALASILAMRSGKDVYTEKPSCMTIAEGRAVVETARRYARVYQTGTQRLSEPNHVFCIEMARSGRLGEIHTAYAHIAPWDAAEMRHDWLPAVAQPPKQEVDWDAWLGSCPWRPYNPAYVSGGWRGHYDFHTSCIGEWGAHTFAQAQAGLGCSESSPIEYEYVANDSGDGMVTHFANGTRLVLSRGNKYWHGSCGERFDGSEGWAAAADGYSQPDVSSAALLGEYNRVIGQYVARTGRSLDHMQNFLDCVRSRERTVANPDVMHHSMTTVHAANICMWLKRSLKFDPSTDEFVGDDEANSLRSRAMREPYVY comes from the coding sequence ATGTTCGACCCAGCGCCTTTGTCACGCCGCCGATTTGTCAAAAAGGCGGCGGGTGCCGCAGCTTTGGCAACCGTCCCTTATTTCGTTCCTGCCTCTGCGCTTGGCATGGGCGGTGCCGTACCGCCCAGTGACCGGATTGTCGTTGGCGGGATTGGGATCCAGAATCGCGGCAAGCACGACCTGAAATGGATCATGCGCAGCCCCGAAGTGCAATTCGTTGCCATCTGTGATCTGCAACAAAAGCAGCGGGTTGCGGTCAAGCAGATTGTTGATGATCACTATGGCACGAGCGACTGCGCCATGTATCCAGAGATCAACGGCTTCCTCGACGCGAGACCGGATATCGATGCCGTGTTGATTGCGACAGGTGATCGTTGGCACGCGCTCGCTTCCATCTTGGCGATGCGATCCGGGAAAGACGTTTATACAGAGAAGCCATCGTGCATGACGATTGCCGAAGGGCGAGCGGTGGTCGAGACGGCTCGCCGGTACGCGCGCGTGTATCAAACGGGCACACAGCGTTTGAGTGAACCGAACCATGTGTTCTGTATCGAGATGGCTCGCAGTGGCCGTCTTGGTGAAATCCACACGGCTTATGCCCATATCGCTCCTTGGGATGCTGCCGAGATGCGTCACGATTGGCTACCCGCCGTCGCTCAGCCGCCCAAACAAGAAGTGGATTGGGATGCATGGCTAGGCTCCTGTCCTTGGCGACCTTATAACCCGGCCTACGTTTCCGGCGGCTGGCGAGGCCATTACGATTTTCACACCAGTTGCATCGGAGAATGGGGGGCACATACCTTCGCGCAGGCACAGGCTGGACTGGGTTGCAGCGAATCGTCACCGATCGAGTACGAGTATGTGGCCAACGACAGCGGTGACGGGATGGTCACGCACTTTGCCAACGGTACGAGGTTGGTCCTTTCGCGAGGCAATAAGTATTGGCACGGTTCCTGTGGGGAACGGTTCGACGGAAGTGAGGGCTGGGCCGCGGCTGCGGACGGCTATTCGCAACCCGATGTCTCGTCGGCCGCGTTGCTTGGCGAGTACAACCGCGTGATCGGTCAGTATGTTGCTCGCACCGGTCGATCGCTCGACCACATGCAGAATTTTCTCGACTGTGTCAGGAGCCGTGAACGAACAGTTGCCAACCCCGACGTGATGCACCACAGCATGACGACCGTCCACGCCGCCAATATTTGCATGTGGCTCAAGCGAAGTCTGAAGTTTGATCCCAGCACCGATGAATTTGTGGGCGACGACGAGGCCAACAGCCTTCGTTCGCGCGCCATGCGAGAGCCCTACGTTTACTAG
- a CDS encoding O-methyltransferase — MHITINHVIAISMFAFLAVTSTVSHAQRGRGPGDSRLAGDVELEKGPLAANEFESNALAVLEDIAANQAYRNVPQHDGRLLRIMTRSADAKHVVELGSSTGYSGIWFGLALKQTGGKLTTYEIDKERAAIARANFQRAGVDDVITLVEGDAHEAVTKLEGTIDIIFLDADKEGYVDYLNKLLPKLRPGGLVLAHNINPRMADPNYMTAITTDPNLETVVRGGMSITMKKE; from the coding sequence ATGCACATCACCATCAACCACGTTATCGCGATTTCGATGTTCGCCTTTCTTGCCGTCACGTCCACTGTCAGCCATGCCCAACGAGGCAGAGGCCCTGGAGACAGTCGGCTTGCGGGCGATGTCGAGCTCGAAAAAGGGCCTTTAGCGGCGAACGAATTCGAGTCGAACGCGTTGGCGGTGCTTGAGGATATCGCGGCCAACCAAGCATACCGTAACGTCCCCCAACACGACGGCCGGCTACTGCGCATCATGACGCGTTCTGCCGATGCCAAACATGTGGTGGAACTGGGCTCATCGACCGGTTACTCAGGAATCTGGTTCGGTCTCGCATTGAAACAAACCGGCGGGAAGCTAACGACCTATGAAATTGACAAAGAACGTGCAGCGATTGCTCGGGCGAACTTCCAACGCGCGGGTGTCGATGACGTGATCACGTTGGTCGAAGGGGACGCTCATGAAGCCGTCACGAAGTTGGAAGGCACGATTGATATCATCTTCCTGGATGCAGATAAGGAAGGCTACGTTGATTACCTGAACAAACTGCTGCCCAAACTCCGTCCGGGCGGCTTGGTTTTGGCTCACAATATCAATCCCCGAATGGCAGACCCAAACTACATGACAGCAATCACGACCGACCCCAACTTGGAAACGGTTGTTCGTGGAGGTATGTCGATCACGATGAAGAAGGAATAG